A single genomic interval of Myxococcota bacterium harbors:
- a CDS encoding LLM class flavin-dependent oxidoreductase — translation MPLFTLRYDLRCAPFDDTTSQTLFATALDQCAWADQLGFTSVTLSEHHGSPDGYLPSPLVFGAAVAARTEHLRLMIAALIVPLHDPIRLAEDLAVLDVVSGGRVIPVLSGGYVASEFRTFGRELRERAEIMEGIVPLLEQAWSGEPFPYRDGTARVLPRPVQQPRPPIFMGGASGAAARRAARHADAFLPQLPKFYEIFREERKKLGKPDPGPQSRTTGNFLYVAEDPDAAWERIAPYALHEMNAYGAWMAEAGTEGPYEPIDDPAALRATGQYPVMTPDALIEEARKLGPMDAIMFHPLMGGMDPELSWASLRLFEERVLPVLRADAGR, via the coding sequence TTGCCCCTCTTCACGCTGCGCTACGACCTGCGCTGCGCCCCCTTCGACGACACGACCTCCCAGACCCTGTTCGCCACCGCCCTCGACCAGTGCGCCTGGGCCGACCAGCTGGGCTTCACCAGCGTCACCCTCTCCGAGCACCACGGCTCGCCGGACGGCTACCTGCCGAGTCCGCTCGTCTTCGGAGCCGCCGTAGCCGCCCGGACCGAGCACCTGCGGCTGATGATCGCTGCGCTGATCGTGCCGCTCCACGACCCGATCCGACTCGCCGAGGACCTGGCCGTGCTCGACGTGGTGAGCGGTGGACGCGTGATCCCGGTGCTCTCGGGCGGCTATGTCGCGTCCGAGTTCCGCACCTTCGGCCGCGAGCTACGCGAGCGCGCCGAGATCATGGAAGGCATCGTGCCGCTGCTGGAACAGGCCTGGAGCGGAGAGCCCTTCCCGTATCGGGACGGCACTGCGCGGGTGCTGCCGCGTCCGGTGCAGCAGCCGCGTCCGCCGATCTTCATGGGCGGTGCTTCGGGTGCAGCGGCACGGCGCGCGGCGCGACACGCCGACGCCTTCCTGCCCCAGCTGCCGAAGTTCTACGAGATCTTCCGCGAAGAACGAAAGAAGCTCGGCAAGCCCGACCCCGGTCCGCAGTCACGGACGACGGGGAACTTCCTCTACGTCGCCGAGGATCCGGATGCAGCGTGGGAGCGCATCGCCCCCTACGCCCTGCACGAGATGAACGCCTACGGCGCCTGGATGGCAGAGGCCGGGACCGAAGGCCCCTACGAACCGATCGACGATCCGGCCGCCTTGCGTGCGACCGGCCAGTACCCGGTGATGACGCCCGACGCGCTGATCGAAGAGGCCCGGAAGCTCGGACCGATGGACGCGATCATGTTCCACCCGCTGATGGGCGGGATGGACCCGGAGCTCTCCTGGGCTTCGCTGCGCCTGTTCGAAGAGCGGGTGCTGCCCGTGCTGCGCGCGGACGCCGGCCGGTGA